A section of the Humulus lupulus chromosome 2, drHumLupu1.1, whole genome shotgun sequence genome encodes:
- the LOC133815093 gene encoding uncharacterized protein LOC133815093 has product MGESMFLVPESVQEANEVIARIRAQRITSQDRHKSYANPKRKDIEFSIGEYIFLRVSPMKGVRRFGKKGKLIPKFVGLFEILERIGQVAYRLSLPPTLSRVHNVFHEKSVQILDKKDKVLRNKKIPLVKILWKNTAVEEVT; this is encoded by the exons atgggagaaagtATGTTTCTTGTCCCTGAATCAGTTCAGGAAGCAAATGAAGTTATTGCTCGGATTAGAGCACAGAGGATTACATCTCAAGATCGACACAAAAGCTATGCAAATCCCAAGAGAAAGGATATAGAGTTTTCAATTGGTGAATACatcttccttagagtatcaccaATGAAAGGAGTTAGaagatttggaaagaaagggaagttaattCCCAAATTTGTAGGCCTGTTTGAGATTCTAGAAAGAATTGGGCAAGTGGCTTATCGGTTATCATTGCCACCAACACTATCAAGagtgcacaatgtatttcac GAAAAGTCAGTACAGATATTGGATAAGAAGGACAAGGTGTTGAGAAACAAGAAAATTCCATTGGTTAAGATTCTATGGAAGAACACTGCGGTGGAAGAAGTGACTTGA